CGGATTGCGGGCGAGGGGGTCTTTGCGCGGCTGAAATACGAATCGGGGGTGCATAGGGTCCAGCGCGTGCCCACGACCGAATCGGGCGGGCGCATCCATACCAGCGCGGCCACCGTCGCCGTCCTGCCCGAGGCCGCCGAGGACGTCGAGATCGACATTCCCGCAGCCGACATCCGCATCGACACGATGCGCGCATCCGGCGCGGGCGGCCAGCACGTCAACACCACCGATTCGGCGGTGCGCATCACCCATCTGCCCACCGGCATCGTCGTCACCAGTTCCGAGAAGTCCCAGCACCAGAACCGCGCCAACGCGATGGCGGTGCTGCGCGCGCGTCTGTACGATATGCAGCGCGCGGCGGCCGATGCCGAACGCGCCGCCGACCGCCGCGCCCAGGTGGGCAGCGGCGACCGGTCCGAACGCATCCGCACCTACAACTTTCCGCAGGGCCGCATGACCGATCACCGCATCAACCTGACGCTCTATGCGCTGGACCGCATCATGGCGGGTGACCTGACCGAGACCATCGACGCGCTGACCGCCCATGACCAGGCGGCCCGGCTGGCGGCCGAGACATGAGGCTGTCTGACGCCCAGGCCCAAGGGGCCGCCCTGCTGCGCGCGGCGGGCGTCGAGGGTGCGTCCCGCGACGCCGACCGCATCCTGGCCGCGGTGCTGGGGATCGAGCCCGGCCAGCTGCGCATCACCGACGACCGCCTGCTGAGCGCCACCGAATCGGGCGAGTTCAACCGCGGCATCGCCGCCCGTGCCCTGCGCCAGCCTGTGGCCCAGATCACCGGGTTCCGCGATTTCTGGGCGCATCGCTTCAAGGTCACACGCGACACGCTGGACCCCCGCCCCGAGACCGAAGCCTTGGTCGAGGCCGCGCTGGCCCGCCCGTGGGACAGCGTGCTGGACCTGGGAACGGGGACGGGGGCGATCCTGATCTCGGTTCTGGCGGCGCGTCCGGGGGCGCGGGGCACGGGGACCGACATCTCGGAGGCGGCGCTGCAGGTGGCGCGGTTCAACGCGCGCCGGATCGGCGTCGATGCACGGTTCCGGCAGGCGGACTGGTTCCAGGGGGTCGAGGGGCGGTTCGACCTGATCCTGTCCAACCCCCCCTATATCGCCCAGGCCGAGATGGCCGGGCTGGCGCCCGATGTGCGCGACTGGGAACCGCATCAGGCGCTGACCGATGGCGGCGACGGGCTGGGGGCCTATCGCGCGATCGCGGCGGGCGCCTGCGACCATCTGACGCCCAAGGGCGCCGTTCTGGTCGAGATCGGGCCCAGCCAGGGGGCGGCGGTCTCGGCGCTTTTTGCGCAGGCGGGGGCGGCGGTGCGCGTGCTGCCGGACCTGGACGGGCGCGACCGGGTGGTTCTGGCGGATTTCGCGCGAAAACAGGCCGGTTGACGCCGCATCGCGGGCATTTGCGACAGTTTGGGCTTGTCTCGCCCTGCGGGGCATGGTTAGTCATCGGCGTGCGACAGGCAAGCTGCCGTCGCATGGGTCAGCCTGACACTGCCGATTCCCGACGGGCGCAAGCGATGCGCCATGCCCGGGCCGAAGCAGGGCTGAACGGAGTGGTCACAGCCCCCGTAGCCGTTCGACACCGCCGCCCAGCTTGCCCTGGCATCCCGACGCTCAGAAACCTTACAGACAGACTGATGAGATCATCCAAATCCCGCTCGCGTAGCAAATCGAACCGCCAGCGCACGCTGGGGAACATCGTCAACCGCGTCTTCGACAGCTCGGGGCCGGAAGGGAAGGTGCGTGGCACCCCCCAGCAGATCATCGAGAAATACCTGACCCTGGCGCGCGACGCCCAGCTGTCCGGCGACCGCGTCGCCGAGCAGAGCTTCTTCCAGCATGCCGAACACTATACCCGCATGCTGGGCGAGGCGCAGCGCGAAATGGCCGAGCGGCAGGGCCAGAACGGTCAAGGCCAAGGCGGGCAGGGCCAGAACGGCCATCACCAGCCGCGCCATGGCGATGACGAGGGCCAGCCCCGCGACAATCACGGTCGCGACCATCAGCCCCGCGACAACCAGGGCCGCGATAACCAAGGTCGTGATCATCAGGGGCGCGACAGCCAGTCCCGCGATCACCAACCCCGCGATCATCAGCCCCGCGATCACCAGAACCGGGACCATCAGCGCCGCGAGCCGGAGGCGGAGGCCCGCCCCGCCCCGGCCGAGACGCGCCCCGAGCCGCAGCCGGAATCCCGGCCCGAGCCGGTGCAGCCGGCCCTGCCGGATGTCAGCGCCGGGGACGATCAGGGATCGCATCCCGTCGCCACCCCGGAAAGCCAGGACGCGCCCAAGACGCCGCGCCCGCGCAGCACCCGGGCCCGTACCCCGCGCAGCCCGGCGGGCACCACGCCCACTCGCAGCCGCCGCAAGCCCGCGGCCGAGGGCGATGCCCCGGCCCCCGCGCCCGAACCGCAGGGCGATCCGCAGGATTGACGAAAAAGGGGCGCATCGACCGATGCGCCCCTTTTTCGTCTTCGGCCCGATCCGGTCCTCAGCCGCGCGCGGCCTTCAGGGCGCGGGCCAGGGCGCAGAAGCGGTCCAGCCCGATCTCCTCGGCGCGGGCGGTGGGGGGGATGCCGACCTCCTCCAGCAGGGCCTCGATGCGGGGATGCAGGGATTTCAGGCTGGCGCGCAGCATCTTGCGCCGCTGGTTGAAGCCCGC
Above is a genomic segment from Paracoccus aestuarii containing:
- the prfA gene encoding peptide chain release factor 1; its protein translation is MLPQDRLDQISARFEFLEAQLNAGAAPDRIATISREYAELKPVIAQIDRWRASRDGLAEARAMLADPEMRELAEDELRRLEAELPALEQDLRIALLPRDAADARPAILEIRPGTGGDEAALFAGDLLEMYRRHAEAQGWQFQMLELTRTELGGVKEAIARIAGEGVFARLKYESGVHRVQRVPTTESGGRIHTSAATVAVLPEAAEDVEIDIPAADIRIDTMRASGAGGQHVNTTDSAVRITHLPTGIVVTSSEKSQHQNRANAMAVLRARLYDMQRAAADAERAADRRAQVGSGDRSERIRTYNFPQGRMTDHRINLTLYALDRIMAGDLTETIDALTAHDQAARLAAET
- the prmC gene encoding peptide chain release factor N(5)-glutamine methyltransferase, yielding MRLSDAQAQGAALLRAAGVEGASRDADRILAAVLGIEPGQLRITDDRLLSATESGEFNRGIAARALRQPVAQITGFRDFWAHRFKVTRDTLDPRPETEALVEAALARPWDSVLDLGTGTGAILISVLAARPGARGTGTDISEAALQVARFNARRIGVDARFRQADWFQGVEGRFDLILSNPPYIAQAEMAGLAPDVRDWEPHQALTDGGDGLGAYRAIAAGACDHLTPKGAVLVEIGPSQGAAVSALFAQAGAAVRVLPDLDGRDRVVLADFARKQAG
- a CDS encoding DUF4167 domain-containing protein, with translation MRSSKSRSRSKSNRQRTLGNIVNRVFDSSGPEGKVRGTPQQIIEKYLTLARDAQLSGDRVAEQSFFQHAEHYTRMLGEAQREMAERQGQNGQGQGGQGQNGHHQPRHGDDEGQPRDNHGRDHQPRDNQGRDNQGRDHQGRDSQSRDHQPRDHQPRDHQNRDHQRREPEAEARPAPAETRPEPQPESRPEPVQPALPDVSAGDDQGSHPVATPESQDAPKTPRPRSTRARTPRSPAGTTPTRSRRKPAAEGDAPAPAPEPQGDPQD